Proteins encoded within one genomic window of Platichthys flesus chromosome 13, fPlaFle2.1, whole genome shotgun sequence:
- the LOC133967298 gene encoding glutamate decarboxylase 1-like isoform X1 — protein sequence MAASAPSSSSTTTTSSSSTNGGGDADPNSTNLRPPGSSYDAWCGVAHGCTRKLGMKICGLLQGTNSLEERSRIVGSLKERAAKNLMSSENGGGDVHFRRTETDFSNLFARDLLPAKNGEEQTMQFLLEVVEILTNYIRKSFDRSTKILDFHHPHQLLEGMEGFNLELSEHPESLEQILVDCRDTLKYGVRTGHPRFFNQLSTGLDIVGLVGEWLTSTANTNMFTYEIAPVFVLMEQLTLKKMREIIGWPEGEGDGIFSPGGAISNMYSVMIARYKFFPEVKTRGMAAAPRLVLFTSEHSHYSIKKASAALGFGTENLILLKTDERGRVIPADLEAKVIEAKQKGYVPMFVNATAGTTVYGAFDPINEIADICEKYNMWLHVDGAWGGGLLMSRKHRHKLNGVERANSVTWNPHKMMGVPLQCSAILVRERGLLQSCNSMSAGYLFQPDKQYDTTYDTGDKAIQCGRHVDIFKFWLMWKAKGTEGFEQHIDKCLDLSAYLYDKIKNREGFKMVFNGEPQHTNVCFWFIPPSLRNFPDGEEKRERLHKVAPKIKALMMESGSTMVGYQPQGDKVNFFRMVISNHAATRSDIDFLIEEMERLGNDL from the exons ATGGCGGCGTctgcaccctcctcctcctccaccaccaccacctcctcatcctccaccaaCGGCGGCGGCGACGCAGATCCCAACTCGACAAATTTACGACCACCGGGCTCAA GCTATGATGCTTGGTGTGGAGTTGCACATGGATGTACTAGGAAATTGGGAATGAAGATATGTG GATTGTTGCAGGGGACCAACAgtctggaggagaggagcaggatcGTGGGTTCCCTCAAAGAGCGAGCGGCCAAGAACCTGATGTCAAGCGAAAACGGCGGCGGAGACGTGCACTTCAGACGCACGGAGACGGACTTCTCCAACCTGTTCGCCAGAG ATCTGTTGCCTGCTAAAAATGGAGAAGAACAGACCATGCAGTTCTTGCTGGAGGTCGTGGAAATCCTCACCAATTACATCCGGAAGAGCTTCGACCGGTCCACCAAGATCCTGGACTTCCACCACCCCCACCAGCTGCTGGAGGGCATGGAGGGCTTCAACCTGGAGCTGTCCGAGCACCCCGAGTCCCTGGAGCAGATCCTGGTGGACTGCAGGGACACTCTGAAATATGGAGTGAGGACAG GCCACCCCAGGTTCTTTAACCAGCTGTCCACTGGACTAGACATCGTTGGGTTGGTCGGAGAGTGGCTCACCTCTACAGCCAACACTAACAT GTTCACCTATGAGATCGCCCCTGTCTTTGTTCTCATGGAGCAGCTGACACTGAAGAAGATGAGAGAAATCATTGGCTGGCctgaaggagagggagatggaatATTTTCTCCAG GGGGAGCGATCTCCAACATGTACAGTGTAATGATTGCCAGATACAAGTTCTTTCCCGAAGTCAAGACCCGTGGCATGGCAGCTGCACCCAGACTGGTCCTCTTCACCTCAGAGCAC AGTCATTACTCCATCAAGAAAGCCAGTGCAGCCTTGGGCTTTGGAACAGAGAACCTGATCCTCTTGAAGACAGATGAGAG aGGGAGAGTCATTCCTGCGGATTTGGAAGCCAAAGTAATAGAGGCCAAGCAAAAG GGGTACGTTCCAATGTTCGTGAACGCCACCGCCGGTACCACCGTCTACGGAGCCTTCGATCCCATCAATGAAATTGCAGACATCTGCGAAAAGTACAACATGTGGCTTCACGTGGAC GGAGCCTGGGGAGGAGGTTTGCTGATGTccaggaaacacagacacaagctgaACGGAGTCGAGAG GGCCAACTCAGTCACCTGGAACCCTCATAAGATGATGGGAGTGCCACTGCAGTGCTCTGCCATTCTGGtcagagagagg GGATTACTACAAAGCTGCAACTCCATGTCTGCAGGCTACCTCTTCCAGCCAGATAAACAGTACGACACAACATACGATACCGGCGACAAGGCCATCCAGTGCGGACGGCACGTGGATATCTTCAAGTTCTGGCTAATGTGGAAGGCAAAA GGAACAGAAGGATTCGAGCAGCACATTGACAAGTGCCTGGATCTGTCGGCGTACCTCTACGATAAGATCAAGAACAGAGAGGGCTTCAAGATGGTGTTCAACGGGGAG CCGCAGCACACCAACGTCTGCTTCTGGTTCATACCGCCGAGCCTGCGAAACTTCCCCGATGGTGAGGAGAAACGCGAGAGATTACACAAG GTGGCCCCAAAGATCAAGGCCCTGATGATGGAGTCCGGTAGCACCATGGTGGGTTACCAGCCACAGGGAGACAAGGTCAACTTCTTCCGCATGGTCATCTCCAACCATGCCGCCACCAGGTCAGACATCGACTTCCTCATCGAGGAGATGGAGCGACTGGGGAATGACTTGTAA
- the LOC133967298 gene encoding glutamate decarboxylase 1-like isoform X2 has protein sequence MAASAPSSSSTTTTSSSSTNGGGDADPNSTNLRPPGSRLLQGTNSLEERSRIVGSLKERAAKNLMSSENGGGDVHFRRTETDFSNLFARDLLPAKNGEEQTMQFLLEVVEILTNYIRKSFDRSTKILDFHHPHQLLEGMEGFNLELSEHPESLEQILVDCRDTLKYGVRTGHPRFFNQLSTGLDIVGLVGEWLTSTANTNMFTYEIAPVFVLMEQLTLKKMREIIGWPEGEGDGIFSPGGAISNMYSVMIARYKFFPEVKTRGMAAAPRLVLFTSEHSHYSIKKASAALGFGTENLILLKTDERGRVIPADLEAKVIEAKQKGYVPMFVNATAGTTVYGAFDPINEIADICEKYNMWLHVDGAWGGGLLMSRKHRHKLNGVERANSVTWNPHKMMGVPLQCSAILVRERGLLQSCNSMSAGYLFQPDKQYDTTYDTGDKAIQCGRHVDIFKFWLMWKAKGTEGFEQHIDKCLDLSAYLYDKIKNREGFKMVFNGEPQHTNVCFWFIPPSLRNFPDGEEKRERLHKVAPKIKALMMESGSTMVGYQPQGDKVNFFRMVISNHAATRSDIDFLIEEMERLGNDL, from the exons ATGGCGGCGTctgcaccctcctcctcctccaccaccaccacctcctcatcctccaccaaCGGCGGCGGCGACGCAGATCCCAACTCGACAAATTTACGACCACCGGGCTCAA GATTGTTGCAGGGGACCAACAgtctggaggagaggagcaggatcGTGGGTTCCCTCAAAGAGCGAGCGGCCAAGAACCTGATGTCAAGCGAAAACGGCGGCGGAGACGTGCACTTCAGACGCACGGAGACGGACTTCTCCAACCTGTTCGCCAGAG ATCTGTTGCCTGCTAAAAATGGAGAAGAACAGACCATGCAGTTCTTGCTGGAGGTCGTGGAAATCCTCACCAATTACATCCGGAAGAGCTTCGACCGGTCCACCAAGATCCTGGACTTCCACCACCCCCACCAGCTGCTGGAGGGCATGGAGGGCTTCAACCTGGAGCTGTCCGAGCACCCCGAGTCCCTGGAGCAGATCCTGGTGGACTGCAGGGACACTCTGAAATATGGAGTGAGGACAG GCCACCCCAGGTTCTTTAACCAGCTGTCCACTGGACTAGACATCGTTGGGTTGGTCGGAGAGTGGCTCACCTCTACAGCCAACACTAACAT GTTCACCTATGAGATCGCCCCTGTCTTTGTTCTCATGGAGCAGCTGACACTGAAGAAGATGAGAGAAATCATTGGCTGGCctgaaggagagggagatggaatATTTTCTCCAG GGGGAGCGATCTCCAACATGTACAGTGTAATGATTGCCAGATACAAGTTCTTTCCCGAAGTCAAGACCCGTGGCATGGCAGCTGCACCCAGACTGGTCCTCTTCACCTCAGAGCAC AGTCATTACTCCATCAAGAAAGCCAGTGCAGCCTTGGGCTTTGGAACAGAGAACCTGATCCTCTTGAAGACAGATGAGAG aGGGAGAGTCATTCCTGCGGATTTGGAAGCCAAAGTAATAGAGGCCAAGCAAAAG GGGTACGTTCCAATGTTCGTGAACGCCACCGCCGGTACCACCGTCTACGGAGCCTTCGATCCCATCAATGAAATTGCAGACATCTGCGAAAAGTACAACATGTGGCTTCACGTGGAC GGAGCCTGGGGAGGAGGTTTGCTGATGTccaggaaacacagacacaagctgaACGGAGTCGAGAG GGCCAACTCAGTCACCTGGAACCCTCATAAGATGATGGGAGTGCCACTGCAGTGCTCTGCCATTCTGGtcagagagagg GGATTACTACAAAGCTGCAACTCCATGTCTGCAGGCTACCTCTTCCAGCCAGATAAACAGTACGACACAACATACGATACCGGCGACAAGGCCATCCAGTGCGGACGGCACGTGGATATCTTCAAGTTCTGGCTAATGTGGAAGGCAAAA GGAACAGAAGGATTCGAGCAGCACATTGACAAGTGCCTGGATCTGTCGGCGTACCTCTACGATAAGATCAAGAACAGAGAGGGCTTCAAGATGGTGTTCAACGGGGAG CCGCAGCACACCAACGTCTGCTTCTGGTTCATACCGCCGAGCCTGCGAAACTTCCCCGATGGTGAGGAGAAACGCGAGAGATTACACAAG GTGGCCCCAAAGATCAAGGCCCTGATGATGGAGTCCGGTAGCACCATGGTGGGTTACCAGCCACAGGGAGACAAGGTCAACTTCTTCCGCATGGTCATCTCCAACCATGCCGCCACCAGGTCAGACATCGACTTCCTCATCGAGGAGATGGAGCGACTGGGGAATGACTTGTAA